The Methylocella tundrae genome includes a region encoding these proteins:
- a CDS encoding integrase: MTAIVRAPFPLAEAIPEVRISAASVWLDHVWQLDVTIPGTAPSDVLVDWGFVLPDGSHFTEDQWTPWRDAAKRFLWSLRVDPPSGHRRARDSSLVRSFKHLRILIFWMTGEGYRCFADLDHDAAESFLATVKARPGRKRQTLSASTFVGYARLLNSLYLQRDRLPDAPKEDLLAKDRLGLLAGRWGHRGGSLPCTPDAVAIPLVCAAIRLIGSPADDIITLRDRAQAAVVAATAQRLDRRGADAFVGADLADFIFSTPVGEERPWRTERVADLAAAQFLVSRLYDACFVVIAYLIGARVSEILGLKVGCIVDHPSADGAEAFAYLSGRVYKTADCPGGQPHRWVAPAPVVRAIAVLEGLSEPVRRSSGRADLWLLPSQDGGFHVPRSSNLIDRLNGSFAVFIELPTHNGQVWHLTPHQGRKTFARFVGRRDRTGLHALAAHFGHVTRTMTDASYVGTDFELSDLIEAEALEEMRDALEELLTAPRLAGKAGRTIAERSRFRGRTRQGDVREYVEFILRETDMRLGTCDWGYCVYRRESSACLGGERGPNPVLRTQSICADCANFVVSEKHRPIWAARRQRNVDLLTQPALDMESRALAAARVEECDRILIVLDQVRGDGYE, encoded by the coding sequence ATGACCGCGATCGTTCGAGCACCATTCCCGCTCGCAGAGGCCATCCCAGAGGTTCGAATCTCGGCGGCTTCGGTCTGGTTGGATCATGTCTGGCAGCTCGACGTCACTATTCCCGGCACCGCGCCGAGCGATGTCTTGGTGGACTGGGGCTTCGTGCTGCCGGATGGCAGCCACTTTACCGAAGACCAATGGACACCGTGGCGCGACGCGGCGAAACGGTTCCTTTGGTCGTTGCGCGTCGATCCACCATCCGGCCATCGGCGCGCTCGGGACAGCTCGCTTGTGCGCTCCTTCAAGCATTTGCGTATATTGATCTTCTGGATGACCGGCGAGGGCTATCGCTGCTTCGCCGACCTCGATCATGACGCCGCCGAATCCTTTCTGGCGACGGTCAAGGCGAGGCCGGGGCGCAAACGACAGACTCTTTCCGCGTCAACATTTGTCGGCTACGCGAGGCTCCTGAACAGCCTCTATTTGCAACGCGATCGTCTGCCGGATGCGCCGAAAGAAGATCTTCTGGCAAAAGATCGCCTCGGCCTTCTGGCGGGCCGATGGGGGCATCGCGGGGGCTCGCTGCCTTGCACACCGGACGCCGTCGCGATACCTCTAGTATGTGCCGCTATTCGACTTATCGGCAGCCCCGCTGACGATATCATCACGTTGCGTGATCGGGCACAGGCTGCCGTCGTCGCTGCGACGGCGCAGCGGCTTGATCGGCGAGGGGCAGATGCGTTCGTCGGCGCCGACCTAGCCGACTTCATCTTCTCGACTCCGGTGGGTGAAGAGAGGCCTTGGCGGACGGAACGCGTTGCTGATCTAGCGGCGGCGCAATTCCTGGTGAGTCGCCTTTACGACGCCTGCTTCGTCGTCATCGCCTATCTCATTGGCGCGCGCGTATCGGAGATCCTCGGGCTCAAGGTCGGCTGCATCGTGGACCATCCGTCGGCCGATGGGGCGGAGGCGTTCGCATATCTCAGCGGCAGGGTCTACAAGACCGCCGACTGCCCTGGCGGGCAACCGCATCGCTGGGTCGCGCCGGCACCCGTCGTGCGCGCTATCGCGGTTCTGGAGGGGTTATCGGAGCCCGTGCGTCGAAGCTCGGGGCGGGCCGATCTGTGGCTGCTTCCGAGCCAAGACGGCGGGTTCCATGTCCCCCGGTCCTCCAATCTCATCGATCGCCTCAACGGCTCATTCGCTGTCTTTATCGAGTTGCCGACCCATAACGGCCAGGTATGGCATCTGACCCCACACCAGGGTCGGAAGACCTTCGCGCGCTTTGTCGGTCGGCGCGATCGGACCGGCCTGCACGCCCTCGCCGCCCACTTCGGACATGTCACCCGTACCATGACCGACGCCAGCTACGTCGGCACCGACTTCGAGCTGAGTGATCTGATCGAAGCCGAGGCGCTCGAGGAAATGCGTGACGCGCTCGAAGAACTTCTGACCGCCCCGCGACTCGCCGGCAAGGCAGGCCGCACCATCGCTGAACGCAGTCGCTTCCGAGGCCGTACGCGCCAGGGAGACGTACGAGAATATGTCGAGTTCATTTTGCGCGAGACTGATATGCGGCTCGGGACATGCGATTGGGGTTATTGCGTTTATCGCCGCGAGAGTTCGGCCTGCCTCGGCGGCGAACGCGGCCCGAATCCTGTGCTGCGTACGCAGAGTATTTGCGCGGACTGCGCCAACTTCGTCGTGAGTGAAAAGCACCGTCCAATATGGGCAGCGCGGCGTCAGCGCAACGTCGATCTGCTCACCCAGCCGGCGCTCGATATGGAGAGCCGCGCCCTTGCTGCGGCACGCGTCGAGGAATGTGACCGCATCCTCATTGTGCTCGACCAGGTCAGAGGCGACGGTTATGAGTAA
- a CDS encoding single-stranded DNA-binding protein: MSHIAEFKIIGRVGAIKEVGSTVRVTIASSYSYKDRQGDWIEQAKWNEITIFNEATQAYVQRNLEKGDLVYAAGTLAQTSYKKDGEMVYGMTLGCEQIERLAKSSSGEDASEGREPRRAAKALQDDDVPF, encoded by the coding sequence ATGAGCCACATCGCGGAATTCAAAATCATCGGCCGGGTTGGAGCCATCAAGGAAGTCGGCTCGACCGTTCGCGTCACCATCGCTTCGAGCTACTCCTACAAGGACAGGCAGGGCGACTGGATCGAACAGGCGAAATGGAACGAAATCACGATCTTCAACGAGGCCACTCAGGCCTACGTCCAGAGAAACCTGGAGAAGGGCGATCTCGTCTACGCCGCCGGCACGCTCGCCCAGACCAGCTACAAGAAGGACGGAGAGATGGTCTACGGCATGACGCTGGGCTGCGAGCAGATCGAACGTCTCGCCAAGTCAAGCAGCGGGGAGGATGCGAGCGAAGGGCGGGAGCCGCGCCGCGCCGCCAAGGCTCTTCAGGATGATGATGTCCCCTTCTGA
- a CDS encoding tyrosine-type recombinase/integrase, with protein sequence MATTRDAIEEDGVAVIIRTIDGHVGIPGGFPILLTDKMEIIEAAFVFLLELTTVPGRSHSRETLRTYAEHLHDWFDSLEQSGLNWRDVCEETIAAYRNRMLDQPSAHTGRPYARSTISDRVRSVCRFYEWAHRRGWLSQLPFHRIDVRITSGRKQSFLAHVDQRSTVTTANVLTVAEYENLPRSLRVDQIKLLLVNLATPYRLMAEWALACGLRRMELCALTVDQVPSLRAFDVGAHPLIGVALSITKGDRPRTVYSPIRLIDRTHWYVGEERAALLRRIRRNPLGDREPVTLFLNRNGGCVTRARLTAVFAAAFNSAGLDGSLHWLRHTFAMTMLVRLQAHAAVKPEINPLKVLQILLGHSSIQTTAIYLRCVELHEREIAESLDYLYGGVILDEI encoded by the coding sequence ATGGCCACCACTCGGGATGCGATCGAGGAGGACGGCGTGGCAGTGATCATTCGCACAATCGACGGACACGTTGGCATCCCGGGGGGATTCCCAATTTTACTTACTGACAAAATGGAGATCATCGAGGCGGCTTTCGTGTTCCTGCTCGAACTCACGACGGTGCCAGGGCGGTCACATTCCCGCGAGACGCTACGGACTTACGCTGAGCATCTCCATGATTGGTTCGATAGCCTGGAACAGTCTGGTCTCAATTGGCGCGACGTCTGTGAAGAGACGATCGCGGCGTATCGCAATCGGATGCTGGACCAGCCTAGCGCACACACCGGTAGGCCCTATGCTCGATCGACGATTAGCGACCGGGTCCGCTCGGTCTGCCGGTTCTACGAGTGGGCGCATCGCCGTGGCTGGCTTTCCCAGTTACCGTTCCATCGGATTGATGTGAGGATCACTTCCGGCCGCAAGCAATCCTTTCTAGCTCATGTTGATCAGCGGTCCACAGTGACGACCGCCAACGTCCTGACGGTTGCCGAGTATGAGAACTTGCCCAGGTCACTGCGCGTGGACCAGATCAAACTGCTGTTGGTCAACTTAGCCACACCCTACAGGCTGATGGCCGAATGGGCGCTGGCTTGCGGCCTGCGGCGAATGGAGCTATGCGCTCTGACCGTCGACCAGGTGCCGTCTTTGCGCGCATTTGATGTGGGAGCCCATCCGCTTATCGGCGTGGCGCTCTCGATTACCAAGGGCGATCGACCACGCACCGTTTATTCGCCGATCCGGCTGATCGATCGAACCCACTGGTATGTAGGTGAGGAGAGGGCGGCGCTCCTTCGTCGCATCCGGCGTAATCCGCTTGGCGATCGGGAACCGGTGACCCTCTTCCTAAACCGCAATGGCGGCTGCGTAACGCGCGCCCGCCTCACGGCAGTATTCGCCGCGGCCTTCAACTCCGCCGGTCTGGACGGCTCGTTGCATTGGCTGCGCCACACCTTTGCCATGACAATGCTTGTGCGGCTGCAGGCACACGCAGCGGTTAAGCCGGAAATCAACCCGCTGAAAGTGCTGCAGATTCTCCTCGGCCACAGCTCGATCCAGACCACTGCGATCTATCTGCGTTGCGTGGAATTGCATGAGCGCGAGATTGCGGAGAGCCTTGATTACCTCTATGGCGGCGTGATCCTCGATGAGATCTAA
- a CDS encoding BPSL0067 family protein — MSRQRRPNCSLGRRLRAPVPADGAAIKYEAKIFRFSSKREFAFASGFARFEAFFEGGDVLRNIFGARARQREGSETGGSAGSAEVLRKRDRRRRVAWATSSIVLGLSWWPGLSVSFAGNPQAVMPSGLPVQVKPTFQEPYGPSFSFPQGGTTDTGAVTGATDTSSTTGGYSGTGSGVAGATVATDYSSMLGQSVGSGQCVALVQATSDVGLTSTWSPGSVVEGNSNLAPGTVIATFGADGTYTNTVGQSHAAIYLGQDSTGIFVEDQWAGSPAGTRHINWTTSNSCEQGSAFYVVTHA; from the coding sequence ATGTCGAGGCAGCGGCGACCGAACTGTTCTTTGGGGCGGCGGCTCCGAGCGCCGGTGCCCGCTGACGGCGCGGCAATCAAATACGAGGCGAAGATTTTTCGTTTTTCTTCGAAAAGAGAGTTCGCGTTCGCGTCGGGGTTCGCAAGATTTGAGGCCTTCTTTGAAGGAGGTGACGTTTTGCGAAACATTTTCGGGGCGCGCGCCCGGCAGCGCGAAGGATCTGAGACTGGCGGAAGCGCCGGATCTGCGGAGGTTTTACGAAAAAGGGATCGACGCCGGCGGGTCGCTTGGGCGACGTCGTCCATCGTACTTGGTTTGTCATGGTGGCCGGGGCTGAGCGTCTCCTTTGCCGGCAATCCTCAAGCAGTGATGCCGTCAGGCCTGCCAGTGCAGGTCAAACCGACATTTCAGGAGCCTTACGGCCCGTCGTTTTCTTTTCCGCAAGGAGGGACGACTGATACGGGGGCGGTTACAGGCGCGACGGATACGAGTAGTACGACGGGGGGATATAGCGGGACGGGGAGCGGTGTCGCCGGGGCGACCGTGGCGACGGATTATTCCAGCATGCTTGGGCAAAGTGTTGGCAGTGGACAGTGCGTCGCTCTGGTTCAGGCGACATCCGATGTCGGCCTTACTTCAACTTGGAGCCCCGGCTCCGTGGTGGAGGGAAATTCGAACCTGGCGCCCGGCACGGTGATCGCAACATTCGGCGCTGATGGCACATACACCAATACTGTTGGTCAGTCTCATGCCGCCATTTACCTCGGGCAGGACTCAACAGGTATCTTTGTCGAAGATCAATGGGCAGGATCTCCGGCGGGGACTCGGCACATTAACTGGACAACGTCGAACTCATGTGAGCAGGGGAGTGCATTTTATGTTGTTACGCATGCTTAA
- a CDS encoding HNH endonuclease → MRWIVIGALALEMAAMTWLVAKAQDRGLPDPALTPGVVVDVDKATLCQVGYAASVRHYDREIRNQVFASYGLTAVDRRDYELDHLVPLSLAGGDEPRNMWPQSRRSEPFNAEVKDTLEDVLHHEVCAGRMPLAEAQEAIRTDWIAAYAKYVGGAPRRFVARSAEER, encoded by the coding sequence ATGCGTTGGATAGTGATTGGTGCGCTGGCCCTTGAGATGGCCGCGATGACATGGCTCGTGGCGAAGGCGCAGGATCGGGGCTTGCCCGATCCTGCCTTGACGCCGGGCGTCGTGGTCGATGTCGACAAGGCGACGCTGTGTCAGGTGGGCTATGCGGCGAGCGTTCGACACTACGACCGGGAAATACGGAATCAGGTCTTTGCGTCTTACGGGCTGACGGCGGTTGATCGTCGCGATTACGAGTTGGACCACCTCGTACCTTTGTCCCTAGCGGGCGGCGATGAGCCCAGGAACATGTGGCCGCAGAGCCGTCGAAGCGAGCCCTTTAACGCGGAAGTAAAGGACACGCTCGAGGACGTTCTGCATCACGAGGTCTGCGCCGGCCGCATGCCCCTGGCGGAAGCGCAGGAGGCGATCCGGACGGACTGGATTGCGGCTTACGCGAAATATGTCGGCGGCGCGCCACGACGGTTCGTCGCGCGAAGCGCCGAGGAGAGGTAG
- a CDS encoding ParB N-terminal domain-containing protein: MELRKVDPRTLKFDPNNPRKTAPGALADDALVANIKAVGLLQPPVVREVNGDLEIKYGERRVRAVLRLNLEEIPVIVLDKNDNVDAFTEKEVGAGDDLRALSENVVRAPMNTVDLWRNVEKMTSQHWTQEAIASALGLTVRGIKQFRLFTRIHHSILDQFSAGDMPKLELLGTIASAPTDEQGSVWKRFKPNKGHSANWALIAQQLVKTRILASVAKFGPDEEEAFGIVWQEDLFTQGDQDPRYTTQIEAFCAAQHAWLETHLPKNGVLLSLDEFGHPKLPPKAVVIHTAPKKKDEKYGFSVNQRDGTVEKTAFRLAPPKPENQHPADSQESGESSPVTKKTRADITQKGTEIIGDLRTAALEKALLENPFDDVTLIGLLVLAFSATNISIRTGNYSSDDRNKILQSITEGGRLTQDLDILRRGARGMLASFLSSRPGMNDSGLVARLAGDVIGADQHLPNMATEEFLSCLSKAAVESAAASVSVLPQPRAKDTRAALIAQIGESAFIHPAAHFPLTEAEREKFENSLRTCRYYYGDTEETDNQVSEDDYDESGSPDVDGDDDADAVDHIADDSASDDLNDNEHGRGGNDHDTSLVASNDDHEAFAEDGDEPNENAHLYAARERLHKSQCPSEAASAARDQISPA, from the coding sequence ATGGAATTGCGCAAAGTCGATCCCCGCACGCTTAAGTTCGACCCAAATAATCCTCGTAAGACAGCCCCTGGCGCGCTCGCAGACGATGCTTTGGTGGCAAATATCAAGGCCGTGGGACTCCTTCAGCCTCCCGTCGTGCGCGAAGTGAATGGCGATCTCGAAATCAAGTACGGAGAACGAAGAGTCCGTGCTGTTCTACGCCTTAATCTCGAAGAAATCCCCGTCATCGTCCTCGATAAAAACGACAATGTTGACGCATTTACTGAGAAAGAAGTCGGCGCCGGAGATGATCTGCGCGCCTTATCCGAAAATGTCGTCCGCGCGCCAATGAACACTGTCGATCTCTGGCGCAACGTCGAGAAAATGACCTCCCAACACTGGACTCAGGAGGCCATTGCTTCCGCGCTCGGCCTAACGGTTCGCGGCATCAAACAATTCCGCCTTTTCACCCGCATCCATCATTCAATTCTTGATCAGTTCTCCGCCGGCGATATGCCCAAACTAGAATTGTTGGGCACAATCGCATCCGCGCCTACCGATGAACAGGGATCCGTCTGGAAGCGCTTCAAGCCCAATAAGGGTCACTCTGCAAACTGGGCGCTCATCGCGCAGCAATTGGTCAAAACGCGCATACTCGCCAGCGTTGCAAAATTCGGCCCCGACGAGGAAGAGGCTTTCGGCATCGTCTGGCAAGAAGACCTGTTTACGCAAGGCGACCAGGACCCCCGATATACCACCCAGATCGAGGCCTTTTGCGCCGCGCAACATGCGTGGCTCGAAACCCACCTTCCGAAGAATGGCGTGCTGCTATCACTCGATGAATTCGGCCATCCCAAACTTCCGCCCAAGGCAGTAGTAATCCACACCGCACCGAAAAAAAAGGACGAAAAGTACGGTTTTAGCGTCAATCAGCGCGACGGCACAGTCGAGAAAACCGCATTTCGCCTTGCTCCTCCGAAGCCCGAAAACCAACACCCCGCCGACTCCCAAGAAAGCGGAGAGTCCTCGCCAGTTACGAAAAAAACCCGCGCTGACATTACCCAAAAAGGCACCGAAATCATCGGCGACCTTCGCACCGCCGCTCTCGAAAAGGCGCTCCTCGAGAACCCTTTTGACGACGTTACTCTCATCGGCCTCCTCGTTCTCGCCTTTAGCGCGACGAATATCAGCATCAGAACTGGCAACTACTCATCCGATGACCGCAATAAGATCCTACAGAGCATCACCGAGGGCGGGCGCCTCACCCAGGATCTCGACATTCTTCGACGCGGCGCGCGCGGTATGCTCGCCAGCTTCCTGTCCTCACGCCCAGGGATGAACGACAGCGGCCTCGTTGCGCGCCTTGCCGGCGACGTGATCGGCGCCGATCAGCACCTGCCAAATATGGCGACCGAGGAATTCCTCAGCTGCCTCTCGAAGGCCGCCGTCGAAAGCGCCGCCGCCAGCGTTAGCGTTTTGCCCCAGCCCCGCGCCAAAGACACCCGCGCTGCCCTCATCGCTCAGATCGGCGAAAGCGCTTTCATCCATCCCGCTGCTCACTTCCCACTTACCGAGGCCGAACGCGAAAAATTCGAAAACTCCCTGCGCACCTGCCGATACTACTACGGTGACACCGAAGAGACCGATAACCAAGTTTCGGAGGACGACTACGACGAAAGCGGGTCACCCGACGTCGACGGCGACGATGATGCCGACGCCGTCGACCACATCGCGGACGATAGCGCTTCGGACGATCTGAACGACAACGAACATGGCCGCGGCGGAAATGACCATGATACCTCGCTGGTCGCTTCGAACGATGACCATGAGGCCTTCGCCGAAGATGGAGATGAACCAAACGAAAACGCGCATCTCTATGCCGCGCGCGAACGCCTCCACAAAAGCCAATGCCCATCCGAAGCCGCTAGCGCCGCACGCGATCAAATCTCCCCTGCCTGA
- a CDS encoding IS5 family transposase (programmed frameshift) — translation MARFDLTDFEWSVIEPLLLNKPRGVPRVDDRRVLNGIFWRLRTGAPWADIPRRYGPHTTCVNRFNRWRKAGVWDRILKGVSKAYDGDIQMIDSSSIRVHQHAANTKKVDGSHCMGRSRGGLTTKIHALVDAEGLPIDLKLTEGQAHDGRSAADMLEALAGGQILLADRAYDSDALRQSLGARGAWANIKPMPNRKNVPAFSSYLYRYRNLVERFFNKIKHYRGVATRYDKRADNFLAGVKLASIRIWLRHNESMT, via the exons ATGGCGCGGTTTGATTTGACGGATTTCGAATGGTCGGTGATTGAGCCGTTGTTGCTGAACAAGCCGCGGGGTGTTCCGCGCGTCGATGATCGTCGCGTCTTGAACGGTATCTTCTGGCGCTTGCGGACTGGCGCGCCCTGGGCGGACATTCCGCGGCGCTACGGTCCGCACACAACCTGCGTCAACCGCTTCAACCGGTGGCGCAAGGCTGGTGTCTGGGACCGCATTCTCAAAGGCGTGTCAAAGGCTTATGACGGCGACATCCAAATGATCGACTCATCCTCGATCCGCGTCCATCAGCACGCCGCCAATACC AAAAAAGTCGACGGATCCCATTGCATGGGTCGCTCGCGGGGCGGCCTGACAACGAAAATTCACGCGCTTGTCGACGCGGAAGGTCTGCCAATCGACCTGAAGCTGACCGAAGGTCAGGCGCATGACGGGCGCAGCGCAGCCGACATGCTGGAGGCTTTGGCCGGCGGGCAAATTCTTCTGGCCGACCGCGCCTATGACAGCGACGCGCTGCGCCAGAGCCTCGGCGCTCGTGGCGCATGGGCCAACATCAAGCCCATGCCAAACCGCAAGAACGTTCCGGCGTTCAGCTCTTACCTTTATCGCTACAGGAACCTCGTCGAGCGTTTCTTCAACAAGATCAAGCACTACCGCGGCGTCGCCACGCGCTACGACAAACGAGCCGACAATTTCCTCGCCGGAGTCAAGCTCGCCTCAATACGCATCTGGTTGCGCCATAATGAGTCGATGACCTAG
- a CDS encoding DUF7007 domain-containing protein, protein MTKYRILLVEELVLSDSAEFLVESDTPTGAAAILIKARQAGLDEDSDTVHLPDGQRAQITPQNIVESRLFCVLLDDAGNQIVEIPTDPDLHAKKAPQPVAPRAPDENGGDAQWIYDPRDWDCTYSWRDRGQLAEAADLALGEIREFASLIDGPLIHAARIPTAFDEDGLPEEAEVQWFRSRSEAQTSLAVAWGKSPNSEYAIPSFSPWGPIETVRFIAPGIYAASTPNHGGIHLSPTLNADMPDDMRSENGWYEEDCKWSFVALKYPAPFRAQTGVDPRHPLQTAYECALECAHHWYPDIVALFLNDDAATQTNASDPCDHPPSTPA, encoded by the coding sequence ATGACGAAATATCGCATCCTCCTCGTTGAAGAACTCGTCCTCAGCGACAGCGCCGAATTCCTTGTCGAATCCGACACGCCCACCGGCGCCGCCGCCATCCTGATCAAGGCCCGACAGGCAGGTCTCGACGAAGATAGCGACACTGTTCATCTCCCCGATGGCCAGCGCGCACAAATCACGCCGCAAAACATCGTCGAAAGCCGCCTCTTCTGCGTCCTCCTCGACGACGCCGGCAATCAGATCGTCGAGATTCCAACCGACCCCGATCTCCACGCAAAGAAAGCCCCCCAGCCGGTTGCTCCCCGCGCGCCCGACGAAAATGGCGGCGATGCCCAATGGATCTACGACCCGAGAGATTGGGACTGCACCTATTCCTGGCGCGACCGAGGGCAACTGGCCGAAGCCGCCGACCTCGCCCTCGGCGAAATCCGCGAATTCGCAAGCCTCATCGACGGTCCGCTCATCCACGCCGCACGCATCCCGACGGCCTTCGACGAGGACGGCCTGCCCGAAGAAGCAGAAGTCCAGTGGTTTCGCTCCCGAAGCGAAGCGCAGACCTCTCTCGCGGTCGCATGGGGAAAATCCCCCAATTCCGAATACGCCATCCCCTCGTTCTCGCCCTGGGGACCGATCGAAACCGTGCGCTTCATCGCACCGGGCATCTACGCCGCCTCGACCCCGAACCATGGCGGCATCCATCTTTCACCTACCCTCAACGCAGATATGCCGGACGACATGCGCTCGGAGAACGGCTGGTACGAAGAGGACTGCAAATGGTCGTTCGTCGCGCTGAAATATCCCGCACCCTTCCGCGCCCAGACCGGAGTCGATCCGCGGCATCCTTTGCAAACTGCCTATGAATGCGCGCTCGAATGCGCCCACCATTGGTATCCCGACATCGTCGCGCTCTTTCTTAATGACGATGCCGCGACACAGACCAACGCCTCAGATCCCTGCGATCATCCGCCATCAACACCCGCCTGA
- a CDS encoding DUF4326 domain-containing protein translates to MNARADSAIQDRVRLGNKRAGAKAKPQPGETVIDIDRVNPVLGNHYVLKDHRDDIRRAEVIRLYDLKYQQDLAARGPMAIATEQLAARVKNGEKLILMCWCAGAPFNKPCHGDLIINQIERLLTFKCE, encoded by the coding sequence ATGAACGCTCGAGCAGATTCAGCCATCCAAGACCGCGTCCGACTCGGCAACAAGAGAGCAGGGGCAAAAGCCAAACCACAACCTGGCGAAACCGTCATCGATATCGACCGCGTAAATCCAGTTCTAGGCAATCACTATGTGCTCAAGGACCATCGTGACGATATTCGGCGAGCCGAGGTAATCCGCCTCTACGACCTCAAATATCAGCAAGATCTCGCCGCGCGCGGCCCGATGGCTATCGCTACAGAACAACTCGCAGCACGCGTTAAGAACGGCGAAAAGCTCATCTTGATGTGCTGGTGCGCGGGAGCGCCTTTCAACAAACCGTGCCACGGCGACCTCATCATCAATCAAATAGAGCGCCTCCTCACATTCAAATGCGAGTGA